In a genomic window of Pedobacter sp. KBS0701:
- a CDS encoding TIGR03915 family putative DNA repair protein — MTYIFDGSLQGLLTAVFEWFERKPGKVVLKSTEIFQPEAFAESFTITTDAEKADRVWAGLEKKLKKDWLRKYYCSYLSEIPEAYHHLFQFTLYIFQNQLGAENNYGNEHVIALAKYAKSVEREKHRMEAFIRFQKTGDGIFYASIDPDFNVLPLISNHFKNRYADQQWLIYDLKRKYGLHYNLNTVEEITISFSNGVNKQNPAPVLMDEGEALYATLWKDYFKSANIVARKNTKLHVQHIPKRYWKYLTEKAPL; from the coding sequence ATGACCTACATTTTCGATGGCTCCTTACAAGGACTTTTAACAGCAGTTTTTGAATGGTTTGAACGTAAACCGGGAAAAGTTGTGTTAAAATCGACCGAAATTTTCCAGCCTGAAGCTTTTGCAGAAAGTTTTACCATAACTACTGATGCAGAAAAAGCCGACCGGGTTTGGGCGGGACTGGAAAAGAAACTCAAAAAGGATTGGCTTCGCAAATATTACTGCAGTTATTTATCAGAAATTCCGGAAGCTTATCACCACCTGTTTCAGTTTACGCTTTATATTTTTCAAAATCAGTTAGGTGCCGAAAATAATTATGGCAACGAACATGTAATTGCATTAGCCAAATATGCCAAAAGTGTAGAGCGGGAAAAACACAGGATGGAAGCATTTATCCGTTTCCAGAAAACGGGCGACGGAATATTTTATGCCAGTATCGATCCTGATTTTAATGTTTTACCCTTAATATCCAATCATTTTAAAAATCGATATGCTGATCAACAATGGTTGATTTATGATTTAAAACGCAAATATGGTTTGCATTATAATCTAAATACAGTCGAAGAAATCACCATCAGTTTTAGCAATGGCGTAAATAAGCAGAATCCTGCTCCGGTTTTAATGGATGAAGGCGAAGCTTTATATGCAACACTTTGGAAAGATTATTTTAAAAGTGCAAATATTGTAGCCCGCAAAAATACCAAATTGCATGTGCAGCATATACCCAAAAGATACTGGAAATATTTGACAGAAAAAGCGCCGCTTTAG
- a CDS encoding PKD domain-containing protein: MLTSNVLAQVTVGTVDSGPYTPGSTIAVPFAIPASCILQDNQFQLYLSDQNGDFSTETLIGSYTGFYSTYINGKLPAVLASGTGYRIRVKSTSPVSVSAPSSAFEVKAGTAVEAKLTSTLLNAANNETFGTCSSRPDNSFVLENESTAGSEVTAEITDEINQGTPQTLNFTNPLQTFIAKQVHYTIIAKAKMPDGSLATKAYLLINNKAVTAFASTGNPVLCLPSADFTFNVDVTSVSGIQNNFPGDIYSITWGDQTASTYTLCEIIRNNGQIKHTYSRSSCGSVSTSSAGTIYNAFDVSINVLNNFCGKIGTPVSSSAKVVEKPKNDFSFTPIGCTNADIPFVNTSTLGENPETNTAECTPNNVTFNWYVDGVLIKANQPKSYIFVHKFLTHGNHEVKLESKSLGPCPAENVIYSICIQNPPKPDFNLPSTTICAGTTLKASDLSVLDNICDVANSYSWSVSPAVDFTEGTNATSKEPVFSFITPGTYTITLSISTPSCGPVISLPQTVVVNESPKATLSPDITLCNLATYDFNNTTTGPTQTLITGTTKDLPDTYTWTVTPSGAGTYSFEGGTTTNSKYPSIKFDNYDTYTVKVIHKNNCGTAEDTQILTFSTSPVIKAGPDQSICFNDPSFTLSGTVTGATTTQSWIGGEGEFNPSRNDLNATYTPTAAEKAAGTVTLTLRVTTSLAAPCNQIDDDIILKIKPDISLTSAATKTICTGNNVAYTPTSAAAGVTYTWTATGTTSAAGYTTTGTGDINDILTNNDLNADANVTYTITPHSEGCDGTPFLLLVVVKPNPIATVTTSNSTICNATSSAITLSANLTDINYTYTSAVTGAITGNSNRAVASAETQINDILTNSGTTSGTVTYTITPISTNGCPGTPATITITVLPNATLPNAGPDEAVCNATSYTLKGNSPVVGTGKWTIVSAPATVTFADDTQSNTNISGLQAGNTYTLRWTISDASCSTSSDDIQITVNPLSVGGTTTGDANVCAGANGGNINLTGLVGNIIRWERSIDNGANWATITSTVNPYVFSNLTVTTQYRAVVQSGSCAEATSTITTITVNPGTVLANAGSDQSLCSGNGITLSGNDASPNSGTWTLTSGQSGITITNPTLSNTTVTGLVPGQTYTFRWTITGFGGCPPSTDDVTITYYLPVTNNISASATPACEGQTITITGDTPTGGAGTFDYQWQSSADGNTWANIPSAINKDLTLTASVSTYFRRLVNSTVCTSISNSLQVTVLPGLTNNTISANQNICIGTAAAALTGNVPSGGNGTYVYQWQSSLNGTAWSDVLGANSISFTPPTPSASIYYRRSVTSGPCSSNLSNQIKITVNPHAKAEITYNKNVGCAPFILDAGNIAATLYPDRNSIYTWFANNVQIGVGSTFPGYTIMNGNESVTIKLVVTSSLGCNTDEKSEVFSALPVITPSFTTSINEGCGPLNVTFTNTTNPLNGATYAWDFGNGQFSNLAQPAAITFQADPTGKDKTYNITLTTTVPCGSPVITTATVIVHAKPVAIFSPDKTTGCADLLVNFSNTSPESAGTTYTYDFGDGTPSETYPDRRTVSHTFSTLFVKNFIVTMTAKNTCGTNSSTNTIVVSPNNIIPELVVNGTEKKGCAPFTVNFVNNTSGASRFVYTFTNEDTGDITKLPSNTTGVFPYTFTKAGKYTIRLDAENDCSKNFTTETVTILAQPTASFTADKTTDCTKLAVQFKNTSTGAISYRWDFGDGSPISNEFEPQHTYTGSGINYSVTLTASNAEGCTNTITITDFIHISAPPVATFTVTPGNETAVPNYTFGFKDISTDAVSWEWSFGDGAKSTLQNPNHTYANEGTYTVTLKVLNKTGCLATTFQSVRIISVPGNLNIPNSFMPASAKNEIKTFKAKGRGIKEWNMSVFNKWGQLIWETTKLDDGAPSEGWDGTYKGQDQPQGVYYWKVDIKFINGSDWKGMTYDSSPPKKTGVIYLIR, from the coding sequence TTGCTCACGTCAAACGTTTTAGCGCAGGTAACGGTTGGCACGGTAGATTCAGGACCATATACTCCGGGCAGTACCATTGCTGTTCCTTTCGCTATACCTGCTAGTTGTATATTGCAGGATAATCAATTTCAACTCTACTTATCAGATCAAAATGGAGATTTCAGTACCGAAACCCTTATCGGAAGTTATACCGGATTTTACAGCACGTACATAAACGGCAAACTTCCAGCGGTACTTGCTTCCGGCACAGGCTATAGGATCAGGGTAAAATCCACCAGTCCCGTATCTGTAAGCGCACCCTCATCGGCTTTTGAAGTAAAAGCAGGAACAGCGGTTGAGGCAAAGTTAACCTCAACATTGCTAAATGCAGCGAACAACGAAACCTTTGGCACCTGTAGCAGCCGGCCAGACAATTCATTCGTTCTTGAAAATGAATCTACAGCTGGCAGTGAAGTAACTGCAGAAATAACTGACGAAATTAACCAGGGGACTCCTCAAACATTGAATTTCACCAATCCACTTCAAACTTTTATTGCCAAACAAGTGCACTATACCATCATAGCAAAGGCAAAAATGCCTGATGGAAGTTTAGCCACTAAAGCCTATCTGCTGATTAATAACAAAGCAGTAACCGCTTTTGCCAGCACCGGAAATCCAGTGTTATGTCTGCCATCTGCAGACTTTACATTTAATGTTGATGTAACTTCAGTTTCTGGTATTCAAAATAATTTTCCCGGAGATATTTATTCCATAACATGGGGAGACCAGACTGCAAGTACCTACACCCTTTGTGAGATTATTAGAAATAACGGACAAATTAAACACACTTACTCGAGATCGTCTTGCGGGAGTGTTTCCACATCAAGTGCAGGAACCATTTACAATGCTTTTGATGTTTCCATTAATGTACTAAATAATTTTTGCGGCAAAATCGGAACTCCGGTCTCCTCGTCCGCCAAAGTCGTTGAAAAACCTAAAAATGATTTTAGCTTTACTCCCATTGGCTGTACCAATGCTGATATTCCTTTTGTAAATACATCAACATTAGGAGAAAATCCAGAAACCAATACTGCGGAATGTACCCCTAACAATGTGACCTTTAACTGGTACGTTGATGGAGTCCTCATTAAGGCAAACCAACCTAAATCTTATATTTTTGTGCATAAGTTTTTAACTCATGGAAATCATGAAGTAAAACTAGAATCTAAAAGCCTGGGCCCTTGTCCGGCTGAAAACGTAATATACTCCATCTGTATCCAGAACCCTCCTAAACCTGATTTTAATTTACCATCAACAACCATTTGTGCCGGAACAACCCTCAAAGCTTCTGATCTCTCAGTTTTAGATAATATATGCGATGTAGCTAACAGTTATTCCTGGTCGGTTTCTCCTGCTGTTGATTTTACAGAAGGCACAAATGCAACAAGCAAGGAACCCGTATTCAGCTTTATAACTCCTGGGACTTATACCATTACATTAAGCATTTCTACGCCATCATGTGGTCCGGTTATTAGCCTGCCACAAACTGTTGTGGTAAATGAAAGCCCGAAAGCTACACTTTCGCCCGATATCACGCTGTGTAATCTTGCTACTTACGATTTTAACAATACCACAACAGGACCAACCCAAACGTTAATTACAGGCACAACAAAAGATTTACCAGACACTTATACCTGGACGGTTACTCCATCGGGAGCAGGTACCTATAGTTTTGAAGGAGGTACAACAACGAACTCTAAATACCCATCAATAAAATTCGATAACTACGATACTTATACAGTAAAGGTCATCCATAAAAACAATTGCGGCACAGCCGAAGATACCCAAATCCTAACCTTCAGCACTTCCCCTGTAATTAAGGCAGGTCCTGACCAAAGCATCTGCTTCAATGACCCAAGCTTTACTTTAAGCGGAACGGTAACCGGAGCCACTACCACGCAAAGCTGGATTGGGGGCGAGGGAGAATTTAACCCTAGCAGAAATGATTTAAATGCAACCTACACCCCAACAGCAGCTGAAAAAGCTGCAGGTACGGTTACTTTAACCTTAAGGGTAACTACCTCACTTGCCGCACCATGTAACCAGATAGATGACGATATTATTTTAAAAATAAAACCCGATATCAGTTTAACAAGTGCAGCAACTAAAACCATTTGCACAGGTAATAATGTAGCCTATACACCAACTTCTGCGGCAGCAGGCGTTACCTATACCTGGACGGCTACAGGAACAACATCTGCAGCTGGTTACACAACAACCGGAACCGGGGATATTAACGACATACTCACCAATAACGATCTCAATGCAGATGCAAATGTTACCTATACCATTACGCCTCATTCAGAGGGTTGCGATGGAACACCTTTCTTATTACTTGTTGTGGTTAAGCCGAATCCCATTGCAACAGTAACGACCTCAAATTCAACAATTTGTAATGCCACCTCATCAGCCATCACCTTATCAGCAAATCTAACTGACATAAATTATACCTATACCAGTGCGGTAACAGGGGCAATAACTGGTAACAGCAATAGAGCGGTAGCATCGGCAGAAACCCAGATTAATGATATTTTAACCAATTCGGGTACCACATCAGGTACAGTAACTTATACCATCACTCCAATATCTACAAACGGCTGTCCGGGTACACCGGCTACCATTACGATTACGGTTCTACCAAATGCAACATTGCCAAACGCTGGTCCGGATGAGGCGGTCTGCAATGCCACATCTTATACATTAAAAGGAAACAGTCCGGTAGTGGGTACAGGTAAATGGACTATCGTTTCTGCGCCTGCAACCGTAACATTCGCAGATGATACACAGAGCAATACCAATATCTCTGGGCTACAGGCTGGAAATACCTATACCTTAAGATGGACCATAAGCGATGCCAGTTGCTCAACATCGAGCGATGATATTCAAATCACAGTTAACCCGCTCAGTGTCGGGGGTACCACAACTGGCGATGCGAATGTATGTGCGGGTGCAAATGGCGGAAACATCAATCTAACAGGGCTGGTTGGAAATATTATCCGTTGGGAAAGATCTATCGATAACGGGGCAAACTGGGCGACCATTACCTCTACAGTAAATCCTTATGTGTTTTCTAATCTCACCGTCACTACACAATACCGTGCGGTAGTACAAAGCGGTAGTTGTGCAGAAGCCACATCAACAATAACTACCATCACTGTAAATCCGGGTACCGTTTTGGCAAATGCAGGCTCAGATCAAAGCCTGTGCAGTGGTAACGGCATCACCTTATCCGGCAACGATGCTTCGCCTAACAGTGGTACATGGACCTTAACATCAGGACAATCCGGTATTACCATAACCAATCCTACGCTTAGCAACACCACCGTTACTGGCCTCGTACCCGGCCAAACTTATACTTTTAGATGGACCATTACCGGTTTCGGTGGTTGCCCACCCTCTACCGATGACGTAACCATTACTTATTATCTGCCAGTTACCAATAATATTTCCGCATCTGCTACTCCGGCATGTGAAGGGCAAACCATCACGATTACCGGCGATACACCAACTGGAGGAGCAGGAACATTTGACTACCAATGGCAAAGCAGTGCCGATGGCAATACATGGGCCAACATCCCTTCAGCCATTAATAAAGATTTAACCTTAACAGCTTCAGTTTCTACCTATTTTAGAAGGTTGGTGAACAGTACTGTCTGCACTTCCATCAGTAATTCATTACAGGTTACTGTTTTACCAGGGCTAACCAACAATACCATTTCTGCCAATCAAAATATCTGTATCGGCACAGCTGCGGCAGCTTTAACAGGTAATGTGCCAAGTGGTGGCAACGGAACTTATGTGTATCAATGGCAATCTAGCTTAAATGGAACCGCCTGGAGCGATGTATTGGGCGCAAACAGTATAAGCTTTACACCGCCAACACCAAGTGCAAGTATTTATTACCGGCGATCAGTAACCAGTGGCCCATGTAGTAGCAATTTAAGCAACCAGATTAAAATAACGGTTAATCCACATGCTAAAGCAGAAATTACTTATAATAAAAATGTTGGCTGTGCACCTTTTATTCTAGATGCAGGCAATATTGCTGCAACTTTATATCCCGACAGGAACAGTATTTACACCTGGTTTGCCAATAATGTACAAATCGGAGTAGGGTCAACATTTCCAGGTTACACCATCATGAATGGCAATGAAAGCGTAACTATAAAACTTGTTGTCACCAGTAGTCTGGGTTGTAACACGGATGAAAAAAGTGAAGTATTTAGCGCGCTTCCTGTAATTACTCCCTCTTTTACAACAAGTATTAACGAAGGCTGCGGACCGCTTAATGTTACCTTTACCAATACGACCAATCCGCTCAATGGTGCAACCTACGCCTGGGATTTCGGCAATGGACAATTTTCTAACCTGGCACAGCCCGCAGCAATAACTTTTCAGGCAGATCCAACCGGGAAAGACAAAACTTATAACATCACACTAACAACGACCGTACCCTGTGGTTCGCCCGTTATAACAACTGCAACAGTTATTGTGCATGCCAAACCTGTTGCTATATTTTCGCCCGATAAAACAACAGGATGTGCTGATTTGCTGGTAAATTTTAGCAATACCTCTCCAGAAAGCGCAGGAACAACCTATACTTACGATTTTGGTGATGGTACACCATCAGAAACCTATCCTGATAGAAGAACAGTAAGCCATACGTTTAGCACGCTTTTCGTTAAGAATTTTATCGTCACAATGACTGCTAAAAATACCTGTGGAACAAACTCATCTACTAACACCATTGTAGTTTCACCTAATAATATTATACCAGAATTAGTGGTAAATGGAACCGAGAAAAAAGGCTGCGCGCCTTTCACAGTAAATTTTGTGAACAATACCAGTGGAGCAAGCCGTTTCGTTTATACCTTTACCAATGAAGATACTGGCGACATAACCAAACTTCCATCAAATACAACAGGTGTTTTCCCTTACACTTTTACCAAAGCCGGAAAATATACGATCAGGTTGGATGCAGAAAACGATTGTTCGAAGAATTTCACTACAGAAACCGTAACCATACTTGCTCAGCCAACAGCAAGTTTCACTGCCGATAAAACAACTGACTGTACCAAACTTGCCGTCCAATTTAAAAATACAAGTACAGGTGCGATCAGCTATCGTTGGGACTTTGGGGATGGTTCTCCAATTTCAAATGAATTTGAACCACAACATACTTACACTGGTTCAGGTATAAATTATTCCGTTACACTCACCGCCAGCAATGCAGAAGGCTGTACCAATACTATCACAATAACCGATTTTATCCATATTTCTGCCCCACCTGTGGCAACATTCACGGTTACACCAGGTAACGAAACAGCTGTCCCAAACTATACGTTTGGCTTCAAAGATATCAGTACAGATGCGGTTAGCTGGGAATGGTCTTTTGGCGATGGTGCTAAATCAACCCTACAAAACCCTAACCATACTTACGCCAACGAAGGTACTTACACCGTAACCTTAAAAGTGTTAAATAAGACAGGCTGTTTAGCTACTACCTTCCAATCAGTGAGAATTATCAGTGTACCAGGCAACTTAAACATACCGAACTCTTTTATGCCAGCAAGCGCAAAAAATGAAATTAAAACCTTTAAAGCAAAAGGTCGGGGCATAAAAGAATGGAACATGTCTGTTTTTAACAAATGGGGGCAGTTAATTTGGGAAACAACAAAATTAGATGATGGCGCACCTTCAGAAGGTTGGGATGGCACTTATAAAGGCCAGGATCAGCCACAGGGTGTTTATTACTGGAAAGTAGATATCAAATTTATTAACGGAAGCGACTGGAAAGGGATGACCTACGATTCATCTCCTCCGAAAAAAACAGGTGTAATATATTTAATCAGATAG
- the groES gene encoding co-chaperone GroES, translating to MALNLKPIAGSSNRVIVEPAAAEEKTASGLYIPDTAKEKPSKGTVVSVSEEDSEGKKASVKVGDVVIYGKYGGTEFPYEGKDYLIMRETDIYAVVG from the coding sequence ATGGCGTTAAACCTTAAACCAATTGCTGGCAGTTCGAACAGAGTAATCGTTGAACCGGCTGCGGCAGAAGAAAAAACTGCATCAGGTTTGTATATCCCTGATACTGCAAAAGAAAAACCATCTAAAGGAACTGTTGTATCTGTTTCTGAAGAAGATTCTGAAGGTAAAAAAGCGAGTGTAAAAGTTGGCGATGTTGTAATTTATGGTAAATACGGCGGTACTGAGTTTCCTTACGAAGGTAAAGATTACCTTATTATGCGCGAAACTGATATTTACGCTGTTGTTGGGTAA
- the groL gene encoding chaperonin GroEL (60 kDa chaperone family; promotes refolding of misfolded polypeptides especially under stressful conditions; forms two stacked rings of heptamers to form a barrel-shaped 14mer; ends can be capped by GroES; misfolded proteins enter the barrel where they are refolded when GroES binds): MSKQVKYNVEARDALKRGVDILANAVKVTLGPKGRNVIIDKKFGSPAITKDGVTVAKEIELKDAVENMGAQMVKEVASKTADIAGDGTTTATVLAQAIITTGIKNVAAGANPMDLKRGIDKAVAAVVENLKAQSQTVGEDNNKIKQVASISANNDEVIGALIAEAMGKVGKDGVITVEEAKGTETEVKTVEGMQFDRGYLSPYFVTNADKMEAELDSPYILIYDKKISNMKELLPVLEKTVQTGKPLVIISEDLDGEALATLVVNKIRGSLKVVAVKAPGFGDRRKAMLEDIAILTGGIVVSEERGYKLENADLTYLGSAEKVVVDKDNTTVINGAGNSEDIKSRVSQIKSQIETTTSDYDKEKLQERLAKLAGGVAVLYVGAASEVEMKEKKDRVDDALHATRAAVEEGIVAGGGVAFIRAVEALANLKGANEDENTGIQIIRRAIEEPLRQICENAGIEGSIVVQKVKEGTADFGYNARTDVYENLIGAGVIDPTKVSRVALENAASIAAMLLTTEVVLADEPEEGGAPMPPMGGGGMGGMM; the protein is encoded by the coding sequence ATGTCAAAACAAGTAAAATATAACGTAGAAGCACGCGACGCCCTGAAAAGAGGTGTTGATATTCTTGCAAATGCAGTAAAAGTAACATTAGGTCCAAAAGGCCGTAACGTAATTATCGATAAAAAATTCGGTTCACCGGCAATCACTAAAGATGGTGTTACCGTAGCGAAAGAAATCGAATTAAAAGATGCTGTTGAGAACATGGGTGCTCAGATGGTTAAAGAAGTAGCTTCAAAAACAGCTGATATTGCTGGTGATGGTACTACTACTGCTACTGTATTGGCTCAGGCGATTATCACTACAGGTATTAAAAACGTTGCTGCCGGTGCAAATCCAATGGATTTAAAACGCGGTATAGATAAAGCGGTTGCTGCTGTTGTAGAAAACTTAAAAGCACAATCTCAAACGGTTGGCGAAGACAACAATAAAATTAAACAAGTTGCATCTATCTCTGCTAACAATGATGAAGTAATCGGTGCGCTAATTGCTGAGGCAATGGGTAAAGTTGGTAAAGACGGTGTAATTACTGTTGAAGAAGCAAAAGGTACTGAAACTGAAGTTAAAACAGTTGAAGGTATGCAGTTTGACAGAGGTTATTTATCTCCATATTTTGTGACCAACGCTGATAAAATGGAAGCTGAATTAGACAGCCCATACATTTTAATCTACGACAAAAAAATCAGCAACATGAAAGAATTGTTGCCGGTTTTAGAAAAAACTGTTCAAACTGGTAAACCATTGGTAATCATTTCTGAAGATTTAGATGGCGAAGCTTTAGCTACTTTAGTAGTTAATAAAATCCGTGGTTCATTGAAAGTTGTTGCTGTTAAAGCTCCAGGGTTTGGTGATAGAAGAAAAGCAATGTTGGAAGACATCGCTATCTTAACTGGCGGTATCGTAGTATCAGAAGAAAGAGGTTATAAATTAGAGAATGCTGATTTAACTTATTTAGGTTCTGCTGAGAAAGTTGTTGTTGACAAAGACAATACAACTGTAATCAATGGTGCTGGTAATTCAGAAGATATTAAATCTCGTGTTAGCCAAATTAAATCTCAGATCGAAACGACTACTTCTGATTACGATAAAGAAAAATTACAAGAGCGTTTGGCTAAATTGGCTGGCGGTGTTGCAGTTCTTTATGTAGGTGCAGCTAGTGAAGTTGAAATGAAAGAGAAAAAAGACCGTGTTGATGATGCTTTACATGCAACCCGTGCGGCTGTAGAAGAAGGTATTGTTGCTGGTGGTGGTGTTGCTTTTATCCGTGCTGTTGAAGCTTTAGCAAACTTAAAAGGTGCTAATGAAGATGAAAACACTGGTATTCAGATCATCCGTCGCGCTATTGAAGAGCCATTACGCCAAATTTGCGAAAACGCAGGTATTGAAGGGTCTATCGTAGTTCAAAAAGTTAAAGAAGGTACAGCCGATTTCGGTTATAATGCACGTACTGATGTTTACGAAAACTTAATTGGTGCAGGTGTTATCGACCCAACTAAAGTGAGCCGTGTAGCTTTAGAAAACGCAGCATCTATTGCAGCTATGTTATTAACTACAGAAGTTGTTTTAGCAGACGAACCTGAAGAAGGTGGTGCTCCGATGCCTCCAATGGGCGGCGGCGGAATGGGCGGCATGATGTAA